One window of the Chryseobacterium camelliae genome contains the following:
- the gmk gene encoding guanylate kinase, which yields MNKVIIFSAPSGSGKTTLVKHALETISELQFSISCTTRKPRGSEVHAVDYHFLSPDEFRQKIAEDAFVEYEEVYTDKYYGTLKSEVEKIWNMGKVVIFDVDVKGGVSLKKYFGEQALSIFIKPPSIEELERRLISRDTDDAETIRIRIEKSEEEMSYADQFDTIVVNDDLEKAKKETELLIRNFIASSEAGL from the coding sequence ATGAATAAGGTCATTATATTTTCAGCCCCTTCCGGAAGCGGTAAAACCACATTGGTCAAACATGCCCTGGAAACCATTTCAGAACTCCAGTTTTCCATATCATGCACTACACGCAAGCCCAGAGGAAGCGAGGTACATGCAGTAGATTATCATTTTCTTTCGCCGGATGAATTCAGGCAGAAGATTGCAGAAGATGCTTTTGTGGAATATGAAGAGGTATACACAGACAAGTATTACGGAACGTTGAAATCTGAAGTGGAAAAGATATGGAACATGGGAAAAGTAGTTATTTTTGATGTAGATGTAAAGGGCGGGGTTTCCCTGAAAAAATATTTTGGAGAACAGGCATTGTCCATATTCATCAAACCTCCGAGCATTGAAGAGCTTGAAAGACGGCTGATCTCCAGGGATACGGATGATGCGGAGACCATAAGGATCAGGATCGAAAAATCCGAAGAGGAAATGTCCTACGCCGATCAGTTTGACACAATTGTGGTCAACGATGATCTGGAAAAAGCAAAAAAAGAAACAGAACTTTTAATAAGGAATTTTATAGCATCATCAGAGGCTGGGCTTTAA
- a CDS encoding YicC/YloC family endoribonuclease produces the protein MILSMTGFGRAEGVFEGKKISVDIKSLNSKSFDLNIKVPLRYKEKEFEIRKILNDRIIRGKVDCYVTVENLQETTDVKINKNLIDSYIAELRTVASDGPDFEYLKMAVRFPDAITSRPDELTEGEWENLAGIVHGAVNKFEEFRKAEGKILHEELERNLQNIDRYLSEVVPFEEERINSVKERYQKSLKEFENVDETRFYQEMAYFTEKLDISEEKVRLAQHLKYYQEVMDNEDFNGKKLGFISQEIGREINTLGSKANHAAIQKLVVMMKDDLEKIKEQTLNVL, from the coding sequence ATGATTTTATCCATGACCGGCTTTGGTAGAGCCGAAGGTGTTTTTGAAGGAAAAAAAATCTCCGTAGATATCAAATCCCTGAACAGCAAAAGCTTCGACCTGAATATTAAAGTTCCGTTACGCTATAAGGAAAAAGAGTTTGAAATCAGGAAAATCCTTAACGACCGTATCATCCGCGGAAAGGTAGACTGCTACGTTACCGTAGAGAACCTTCAGGAAACCACGGACGTAAAAATCAATAAAAACCTTATTGACTCTTACATTGCGGAACTGCGCACTGTTGCTTCTGACGGACCCGATTTCGAATACCTGAAAATGGCCGTACGTTTTCCCGATGCCATCACCTCAAGACCTGACGAACTTACTGAAGGGGAATGGGAAAATCTGGCCGGTATCGTTCATGGTGCAGTCAATAAGTTTGAAGAATTCCGGAAAGCGGAAGGCAAAATCCTGCATGAGGAACTGGAAAGGAACTTACAGAATATCGACCGGTACCTTTCTGAGGTGGTTCCTTTTGAAGAAGAGCGTATTAACAGCGTAAAAGAGCGGTACCAGAAGTCGCTTAAAGAATTCGAGAATGTGGACGAGACCCGTTTTTACCAGGAAATGGCTTACTTTACGGAAAAACTGGACATTTCCGAAGAAAAGGTACGTCTTGCGCAGCACCTTAAATACTATCAGGAAGTAATGGACAACGAAGACTTTAACGGTAAGAAGCTGGGCTTCATTTCACAGGAAATCGGCAGGGAGATCAACACCTTGGGTTCCAAAGCCAATCATGCAGCCATCCAGAAACTCGTGGTGATGATGAAAGACGATCTTGAAAAAATTAAGGAGCAGACCCTGAATGTTTTATAA
- the miaA gene encoding tRNA (adenosine(37)-N6)-dimethylallyltransferase MiaA, producing the protein MKNLISVVGPTGIGKTRLAIDLAKHFGTEIISCDSRQFFREMKIGTASPSEQELSEAVHHFIGNLSIQDYYSIGQYEHDALQKLQELFLSHDTVILVGGSMMYEKAVLEGLNDLPEADEENQEKLRVILENEGIEKLQEILKDLDPAYFEVVDIHNHRRLLRAIDVIWQTQTKYSDLISASQASRDFNVIRIGIEAPREALYERINKRVDIMMENGLLEEAKRLEDFKHLTALNTVGYSELFKYFNEEWELDFAVSEIKKNSRRYAKRQLTWYRKADDIYYLPLGYGPSDFDWLIEGIKKVL; encoded by the coding sequence ATGAAAAATTTGATTTCTGTAGTAGGCCCCACGGGAATTGGTAAGACGAGGCTGGCAATTGACCTGGCAAAACATTTCGGGACTGAAATCATTTCCTGCGACTCCAGGCAGTTTTTTAGGGAAATGAAAATCGGTACGGCATCTCCTTCTGAGCAGGAACTGTCAGAGGCGGTGCATCACTTTATAGGCAATCTTTCCATTCAGGATTATTATTCTATCGGGCAGTACGAACACGACGCTTTACAGAAACTCCAGGAACTTTTTCTCTCTCACGATACCGTTATCCTGGTCGGTGGCAGCATGATGTATGAAAAAGCTGTACTGGAAGGATTGAATGACCTTCCGGAAGCTGATGAGGAAAACCAGGAAAAACTGCGGGTCATTCTTGAAAATGAGGGTATCGAAAAACTTCAGGAGATACTGAAAGACCTGGACCCTGCCTATTTTGAAGTGGTGGACATCCATAACCACAGGAGGCTCCTGCGTGCTATAGACGTTATCTGGCAGACCCAGACGAAATATTCTGATCTCATCTCCGCTTCTCAGGCCTCAAGGGACTTTAACGTAATCCGTATCGGAATTGAGGCTCCCCGGGAAGCTTTATATGAAAGGATCAATAAAAGAGTGGACATCATGATGGAAAACGGCCTCCTGGAAGAAGCCAAGAGGCTGGAAGATTTCAAACATCTGACCGCACTGAATACTGTGGGCTATTCTGAGCTCTTTAAATATTTTAACGAGGAATGGGAGCTGGATTTTGCCGTTTCCGAGATCAAAAAAAACAGCCGGAGGTACGCAAAACGCCAGCTGACCTGGTACCGCAAAGCGGATGATATTTATTACCTGCCATTAGGATATGGACCAAGTGATTTTGATTGGCTAATTGAAGGGATTAAGAAAGTTCTATAA
- a CDS encoding efflux transporter outer membrane subunit gives MKKVKNIIITFAVALGSVSCVSKLAFKEPETHLPEQFQYTATADTASIANLQWREFFSDPVLQKLIEKGIQHNYDLQIALQQVASSQERLMQARYLQYPDIGFGVAAQISKPSKNSMNGQSLNLFLGQNHVEDYNAAFNLSWEADIWGKIKNQQEVSRMQYLQTYEATKAIQTQVVAAIAQGYYNLLMLDKQLQIAQSNLELSRNTLSITEKMWQSGDTTSLGVQQATAQKQSTEFLIAQLEQNIAIQENALSILVGENPGKVNRTLEMSDTSLPQHISAGLPAAMVSRRPDVRRQELAVLESNAMVGIAQANMYPALRITANGGVNSFKFDNWFQMPASLFGSVLGGLTQPIFQKRQLKTDLNVAKIQRERNVLAFRQSVLNAVGEVSDALVSNESLKIQEQKASEQVTTLKDGIKSAEMLYKGGMANYLEVITAQGNSLQAELNLASVKRQRLSSIVDLYRALGGGWK, from the coding sequence ATGAAAAAAGTAAAAAATATCATTATAACATTTGCAGTGGCATTGGGATCTGTTTCATGTGTGTCTAAACTGGCTTTTAAAGAGCCGGAGACCCATCTTCCCGAACAGTTCCAGTATACGGCTACAGCGGATACCGCAAGTATTGCGAACCTTCAATGGAGAGAGTTTTTCAGTGATCCGGTCCTCCAGAAACTTATTGAAAAGGGCATCCAACATAACTACGACCTGCAGATTGCCTTACAGCAGGTCGCTTCTTCACAGGAGCGGCTGATGCAGGCCAGATACCTTCAGTATCCGGATATCGGATTCGGTGTTGCTGCACAGATTTCAAAGCCTTCAAAGAACAGCATGAACGGCCAGAGCCTGAACCTGTTCCTGGGCCAGAACCATGTGGAAGATTACAACGCCGCTTTCAACCTTTCCTGGGAAGCGGACATATGGGGGAAAATCAAAAACCAGCAGGAAGTATCCAGAATGCAGTACCTTCAGACCTATGAAGCGACCAAGGCTATCCAGACCCAGGTGGTTGCGGCCATTGCACAAGGTTATTACAACCTGCTGATGCTGGACAAACAGTTACAGATTGCACAATCCAATCTGGAACTGAGCCGGAATACGCTTTCCATCACAGAAAAAATGTGGCAGAGCGGTGATACGACTTCTCTGGGCGTCCAGCAGGCTACTGCCCAGAAACAGTCTACAGAGTTTCTAATTGCCCAGCTCGAGCAGAATATTGCCATTCAGGAGAACGCACTGAGCATCCTGGTAGGTGAAAATCCGGGAAAAGTTAACAGGACGCTTGAAATGTCCGATACTTCCCTGCCCCAGCATATTTCTGCTGGGTTGCCTGCTGCAATGGTGAGCCGCCGTCCGGATGTACGCCGTCAGGAACTGGCTGTGCTGGAATCCAATGCCATGGTAGGCATTGCCCAGGCCAATATGTATCCTGCACTGAGGATTACTGCAAACGGTGGCGTCAATTCATTTAAATTTGACAACTGGTTCCAGATGCCGGCATCCCTGTTCGGTTCGGTTTTGGGAGGGCTTACCCAGCCTATTTTCCAGAAGAGGCAGTTGAAAACAGACCTGAATGTCGCTAAAATCCAGAGAGAGAGAAATGTACTGGCCTTCCGGCAGTCGGTTTTAAATGCGGTAGGTGAAGTTTCTGATGCCCTGGTATCCAATGAAAGCCTGAAGATCCAGGAACAGAAAGCATCGGAACAGGTGACTACCCTCAAAGATGGGATCAAAAGCGCCGAAATGCTTTATAAAGGAGGAATGGCCAATTACCTTGAAGTCATTACCGCACAGGGAAATTCCCTGCAGGCTGAATTGAATCTGGCATCCGTAAAAAGACAGCGCCTGAGCAGCATTGTCGATCTGTACCGGGCCCTAGGCGGCGGATGGAAATAA
- a CDS encoding efflux RND transporter permease subunit, with the protein MLKQFIERPVLSTVISIILLLLGALSVFNLPITLFPDIAPPSVQVTAFYPGANAEVVARSVATPIEEAVNGVENMTYMTSNSSNDGTMTLSVFFKQGSDADNAAVNVQNRVSKAMSQLPQEVVQAGISTQKVQNSMIMFMGLTSDDPKQYDELFLQNYMKINIIPQIQRIPGVAQAQVFGTRDYSMRIWLKPDRLAANNLSPQEVLAAVRDHNLEAAPGRLGQGSKETYEYILKYKGKLNKNEDYENITIKANNDGSSLRLKDVARVEFGSYTYTAANRVDGKPVSGFAILQTAGSNANDILTEIEKQVDQFSTTLPKGVKPIIMYNSKDFLDASIHQVVETLVIAFILVFIVVYIFLQDFRSTLIPAIAVPVAIIGTFFFLQLFGFSINMLTLFALVLAIGIVVDDAIVVVEAVHSKMEHTRMPVDQATTHSMSEISGAIISITLVMCAVFIPVGFMQGPAGVFYRQFAFTLVIAIMISAVNALTLSPALCALILNDPEHGSEGHGNKKGFGARFFRAFNTSFNKMTNKYIYSLKFLIKNKWVAVGGLALITLASVFLIRKAPSGFIPTEDQGFVLYAVNTPPGSSLERTHRATEQIDAIVKGEKATNHLWVADGLNFISNANASPYSAGFIKLKDYEDRGEMKDPDQIAAALTGKVSQVKDASAFFFNFPTVQGFGNVSGFEFMLQDKTNGSFEQLGKTTQAFIGELMKRPEIAFAFTTYAAGNPQYTIDVDADKANQLGVSVTELMQTMQIYYGSSFVSDFNRFGKYYRVMAQADIPYRTDANSLEGIYVKNNMGEMVPVKTLVTLQRTFGPETVTRNNLFNAVTINGTPKPGYSTGDAIKAVEEVAQQSLPRGYGYEWTGITREEIKTGGQTAFVFLLSILFVYFLLAAQYESYILPFAVILTVPTGIFGVFAFTGLAGIDNNIYVQVGLIMLVGLLAKNAILIVEFAVQRRKAGKTLIESALQASRLRLRPILMTSFAFIIGMLPLVWTQGAAAKGNHSIGISTVGGMFTGVVLGIFIIPVMYVIFQYLHEKMPSRKKKKLQRQKLLAAAN; encoded by the coding sequence ATGTTAAAACAATTTATAGAAAGACCGGTACTTTCAACCGTCATCTCCATTATCCTGCTGCTGCTGGGGGCGCTGTCGGTATTCAATCTTCCGATTACCCTTTTTCCGGATATTGCCCCGCCCAGCGTTCAGGTAACTGCATTTTACCCCGGCGCCAATGCGGAAGTTGTGGCCCGTTCAGTGGCAACGCCCATTGAAGAAGCCGTAAACGGTGTGGAAAACATGACGTACATGACTTCCAACTCCAGCAATGACGGTACGATGACGCTCAGCGTATTCTTTAAGCAGGGTTCAGATGCAGACAATGCTGCCGTTAATGTACAGAACCGGGTATCGAAAGCCATGAGCCAGCTTCCGCAGGAAGTGGTGCAGGCCGGAATTTCTACCCAGAAAGTGCAGAACAGCATGATTATGTTTATGGGTTTAACCAGTGATGACCCTAAACAGTATGATGAGCTTTTCCTTCAGAATTATATGAAGATCAACATCATTCCCCAGATCCAGCGTATCCCGGGTGTAGCCCAGGCACAGGTATTCGGGACGAGGGATTACTCTATGAGGATCTGGTTGAAGCCGGACCGATTGGCTGCCAACAACCTGTCACCTCAGGAAGTTCTGGCCGCAGTGAGGGACCACAACCTGGAAGCCGCACCGGGCCGCCTCGGGCAGGGAAGCAAGGAAACTTATGAATACATCCTTAAATACAAGGGGAAACTGAATAAAAACGAAGACTACGAAAATATCACGATTAAAGCGAATAATGACGGATCTTCCCTGAGGCTGAAAGATGTGGCAAGAGTGGAATTCGGTTCCTATACTTATACTGCGGCCAACAGAGTGGATGGGAAACCGGTGTCCGGTTTTGCTATTCTGCAGACGGCAGGATCCAACGCTAATGATATCCTGACTGAAATTGAAAAGCAGGTAGACCAGTTTTCTACCACACTGCCTAAGGGAGTAAAGCCGATCATCATGTATAATTCCAAAGATTTCCTGGATGCATCCATCCATCAGGTTGTGGAAACGCTGGTGATTGCATTCATCCTGGTATTTATTGTGGTGTATATTTTCCTTCAGGATTTCAGGTCCACTTTAATCCCCGCCATTGCGGTTCCGGTAGCTATTATCGGTACTTTCTTCTTCCTCCAGCTGTTTGGTTTCAGCATCAATATGCTGACCCTGTTTGCTTTGGTTCTGGCGATCGGCATTGTGGTAGATGATGCCATTGTCGTGGTAGAGGCCGTCCATTCTAAAATGGAACACACCAGAATGCCGGTAGACCAGGCGACTACGCATTCGATGAGCGAAATTTCCGGAGCCATTATTTCGATCACCCTCGTGATGTGTGCCGTATTTATTCCCGTAGGATTCATGCAGGGCCCGGCAGGAGTCTTTTATCGTCAGTTTGCATTTACCCTGGTTATTGCAATTATGATTTCAGCGGTGAACGCTTTAACGTTAAGTCCTGCTTTATGCGCCCTGATTCTGAACGATCCTGAGCACGGCAGTGAAGGCCACGGAAACAAAAAAGGCTTCGGAGCCAGGTTTTTCAGGGCATTCAATACCAGCTTCAATAAGATGACCAACAAATACATCTACAGCCTTAAATTCCTGATCAAAAATAAATGGGTTGCTGTAGGAGGCCTTGCGCTCATTACTTTAGCAAGCGTATTCCTGATCAGGAAGGCACCTTCAGGGTTTATTCCCACCGAAGACCAGGGATTTGTCCTGTATGCCGTAAATACGCCTCCCGGAAGTTCACTGGAAAGGACGCATAGGGCTACGGAACAGATCGACGCAATTGTAAAAGGGGAAAAGGCAACCAATCACCTCTGGGTTGCCGACGGCCTCAACTTTATCAGCAATGCCAATGCTTCACCATATTCAGCAGGTTTCATTAAACTTAAAGATTATGAAGACCGCGGCGAAATGAAAGATCCGGACCAGATTGCGGCTGCGCTGACCGGTAAGGTAAGCCAGGTAAAAGACGCCAGCGCCTTCTTCTTCAACTTCCCTACGGTTCAGGGCTTCGGGAATGTTTCCGGCTTTGAGTTCATGCTTCAGGATAAAACAAACGGGTCTTTTGAGCAGCTGGGCAAAACTACGCAGGCTTTCATCGGTGAACTGATGAAACGTCCGGAAATCGCATTTGCCTTTACGACATATGCCGCCGGGAACCCTCAGTACACCATTGATGTGGATGCGGATAAAGCCAACCAGCTGGGCGTTTCGGTAACGGAACTGATGCAGACGATGCAGATCTATTACGGAAGCAGCTTTGTATCGGATTTTAACCGTTTCGGAAAATATTACCGGGTCATGGCTCAGGCAGATATTCCCTACCGTACGGATGCCAATTCCCTGGAAGGCATCTATGTGAAGAACAACATGGGTGAAATGGTACCGGTAAAAACCCTGGTAACCCTGCAAAGGACCTTTGGCCCGGAAACCGTTACCAGAAACAATCTGTTTAACGCAGTGACGATCAACGGAACCCCAAAACCCGGCTACAGTACCGGGGATGCCATCAAAGCTGTGGAAGAAGTAGCACAGCAGTCCCTGCCGAGAGGCTACGGTTATGAATGGACCGGTATTACGCGTGAAGAAATCAAGACCGGAGGACAGACTGCATTTGTATTCCTGCTGAGCATCCTGTTCGTGTATTTCCTGCTGGCGGCGCAGTACGAAAGCTATATCCTGCCGTTTGCTGTGATCCTTACCGTTCCTACGGGAATCTTCGGAGTCTTTGCTTTTACGGGCTTAGCCGGGATTGATAATAATATTTATGTTCAGGTCGGACTGATCATGCTGGTCGGATTACTGGCTAAGAATGCCATCCTGATCGTGGAATTTGCCGTCCAGAGGAGAAAGGCGGGAAAAACATTGATTGAATCTGCGTTACAGGCATCCAGGCTCCGTCTGAGACCGATCCTGATGACCTCATTCGCTTTTATTATCGGTATGCTTCCGCTGGTATGGACGCAGGGAGCCGCCGCGAAGGGGAATCACTCCATCGGCATCAGTACAGTAGGCGGAATGTTTACCGGAGTAGTCCTGGGGATTTTTATCATTCCTGTAATGTATGTGATCTTCCAGTACCTGCACGAAAAAATGCCGAGCAGAAAAAAGAAAAAGCTTCAACGACAGAAACTGCTGGCTGCAGCTAACTGA